A window from Drosophila nasuta strain 15112-1781.00 chromosome 3, ASM2355853v1, whole genome shotgun sequence encodes these proteins:
- the LOC132792510 gene encoding heat shock protein 27, whose product MSIVPLLSLARDLESAYSDWDHMLDDDFGFGVHAHELFHRPRLMMPHHVAHRRRPHFMPYERSHHHHQLVPASRRRSSGGQNALLPIIGKDGFQVCMDVAQFKPSELSVKVVDKTVIVEGKHEEREDGHGMIQRHFVRKYTLPKEYDGNEVVSTVSSDGVLTLKAPPPQDKEQAKQERIVQIQQTGPAHLSVKAPEGATSAVAADGKGKAENGASEKMETGK is encoded by the coding sequence ATGTCGATTGTACCACTGTTGAGCTTGGCACGCGATCTCGAGAGCGCCTACAGCGACTGGGATCATATGCTGGACGATGACTTCGGCTTCGGCGTGCACGCGCACGAACTGTTCCACCGTCCACGTCTGATGATGCCACACCATGTGGCACATCGTCGTCGCCCCCATTTCATGCCCTACGAGCgcagtcatcatcatcatcagctggTGCCAGCATCGCGTCGTCGTTCATCCGGCGGCCAAAACGCGCTCTTGCCCATCATTGGCAAGGATGGTTTCCAGGTGTGCATGGATGTGGCACAGTTCAAGCCCAGCGAACTCAGCGTCAAGGTTGTGGACAAAACGGTGATTGTCGAGGGCAAGCATGAGGAGCGCGAGGATGGACACGGCATGATCCAGCGTCATTTTGTGCGCAAGTATACGCTGCCCAAGGAGTACGATGGCAACGAGGTCGTCTCCACTGTCTCCTCGGATGGTGTGCTCACGTTGAAGGCGCCGCCGCCACAAGACAAGGAGCAGGCGAAGCAGGAGCGCATTGTGCAAATTCAGCAAACTGGTCCGGCTCACTTGAGTGTTAAGGCGCCAGAGGGCGCCACCAGTGCTGTGGCTGCTGATGGCAAAGGAAAGGCCGAGAACGGAGCGAGCGAGAAGATGGAGACCGGCAAGTAG
- the LOC132793988 gene encoding LOW QUALITY PROTEIN: heat shock protein 67B1 (The sequence of the model RefSeq protein was modified relative to this genomic sequence to represent the inferred CDS: deleted 2 bases in 2 codons), whose translation MSLIPFILDLAEELHDFNLQRNLNLGLDLWMRLGGGGFGVYPLEQQLAAAAAGATSTQAAQQQQLSPPSGRRVAATRLGHSSSPPAGGTSLLWVPIKSGLGLGMGMGHRHHPYGRVAGAKTVCCNKSLLELEKEMGDKVNSSSSTASACSSSSATPSAAAAAKTTAATSSSAYSVVNRNGFQVSMNVKQFAADELSVKTIDNCIVVEGQHDEKEDGHGVISRHFIRKYLLPKGFDPADVHSTLSSDGILTVRAPPPPPPAPKLGEERAVERIVDIQQLQSASQSQQPQQQPKDVQLATPKATNEGEAQPSPKTAAVSAALNNNSESKSNNSNNNNNSEPKSNTNSIEPKSNTNSCEPKSITNNSEPKSNTTSSEPKSAVNNTTNNNNSEPKSSTNTNNSEPKSSDSKCAEERNGNVETTAAAAVAVDVNANVNASTATATTTAEETANAKTKETETEPDVQTSNSNNNATTTTSIANSNSSANNGEQQQQPESESLMEVDSAEAASAAKEDAAVSSSSSSAAEESKPEDANANGKSSIAEKKEEQQQQQDEEDEMPAAKKAKTETVTTAAEEPPKEEKSVKGAEEIAAEDAAILLAKNQANNENGAAVTVTVPVAVAVAAGGKAEEAK comes from the exons atgTCACTAATACCATTTATACTCGATCTTGCGGAGGAGTTGCACGACTTCAACTTGCAACGCAATCTCAATCTCGGCCTGGACCTC TGGATGAGGTTGGGGGGAGGTGGCTTCGGTGTGTATCCCttggagcagcagctggcagccgcagcagccgGAGCAACCTCAACACAAgccgcacaacaacaacagctgtcGCCGCCATCGGGTCGCCGTGTGGCTGCCACACGTCTTGGCCACTCCTCCTCCCCGCCGGCA GGGGGCACATCGCTGCTCTGGGTGCCTATCAAGAGTGGTTTGGGATTGGGCATGGGAATGGGGCATCGCCATCATCCCTATGGACGTGTGGCCGGAGCCAAGACCGTCTGCTGTAATAAATCGCTGCTGGAGTTGGAGAAGGAGATGGGCGACAAGGTCAACTCGAGTTCCTCCACCGCTTCCGCCTGCTCCTCCTCTTCAGCaacaccatcagcagcagcagcagccaagacaacagcagcaacttctTCCTCTGCCTACTCGGTGGTCAATCGGAATGGTTTCCAGGTGAGCATGAACGTCAAGCAGTTCGCTGCCGACGAGCTCAGTGTGAAGACCATCGACAATTGCATCGTCGTCGAGGGGCAGCACGACGAGAAGGAGGACGGACATGGGGTCATCTCGCGTCACTTTATACGCAAATATCTGCTACCCAAGGGCTTCGATCCGGCCGACGTTCATTCCACGCTCTCTTCGGACGGCATTCTCACTGTTCGTGcgccaccaccgccgccgcccGCTCCCAAGCTGGGTGAAGAGAGAGCCGTGGAGCGCATTGTCGACATACAGCAGCTGCAGtcggcgtcgcagtcgcagcagccacagcagcagccgaaggATGTGCAGTTGGCAACTCCAAAAGCAACGAACGAAGGTGAAGCGCAGCCATCGCCAAAAACAGCTGCAGTATCGGCTGctctcaacaacaacagcgagtCGAAGAGCAACAACTcgaataataacaacaacagtgagCCGAAGAGCAACACGAACAGCATTGAGCCGAAGAGCAACACGAACAGCTGCGAGCCGAAGAGCATCACGAACAACAGCGAGCCGAAGAGCAACACGACCAGCAGCGAGCCGAAGAGCGCAGTCAACAACACtacgaataacaacaacagcgagccGAAAAGCAGCACCAACACTAACAACAGCGAGCCGAAGAGCAGCGATTCGAAATGCGCCGAAGAGCGCAATGGCAATGTAGAAACAACTGCGGCAGCCGCTGTTGCCGTCGATGTCAACGCCAACGTCAACGCATccactgcgactgcgactacgACTGCAGAAgaaactgcaaatgcaaaaacaaaagagacagagactgagcCCGATGTGCAAACTtccaatagcaacaacaatgccacaaCAACTACTTCCATTGCCAATTCTAATTCGAGTGCCAACAACggcgaacagcagcagcagccagagtcagagtctCTGATGGAAGTGGACTCTGCCGAAGCTGCAAGCGCCGCCAAAGAAGACGCCGCcgttagcagcagcagcagcagcgctgcaGAGGAATCGAAACCCGAagatgccaatgccaatggcaaGTCAAGCATCGCCGAGAAGAaagaagagcagcaacagcagcaggacgAGGAGGATGAGATGCCAGCCGCCAAGAAAGCCAAAACAGAAACGGTTACAACGGCAGCAGAGGAGCCCCCAAAGGAGGAGAAGAGCGTCAAAGGTGCCGAGGAAATTGCTGCTGAGGATGCAGCCATATTGCTGGCCAAAAATCAGGCCAACAATGAGAATGGTGCtgcagtcacagtcacagttcccgttgctgtcgctgtcgctgccggcGGCAAGGCTGAAGAGGCCAAATGA
- the LOC132792512 gene encoding heat shock protein 23-like, with translation MSLWKMYNPYCIVYPELSIPRMHQSNRHSKRARGVLKHFNGADGAAGDGWLDLSFDVQQGKDAFQVCMDVSQFTPNELTVKVVDNSIVVEAKHEEREDDHGYISRHIVRRYSLPEGYEADKVVSSLSSDGVLTVRAPKPLAIESKERVVQIQQVGPAHLNVKHNEGNNDASEKPKENLPATKTA, from the coding sequence atgtcgCTGTGGAAAATGTACAATCCTTATTGCATCGTGTATCCAGAACTAAGCATTCCTCGCATGCATCAAAGCAATCGCCACAGCAAGCGGGCCAGAGGCGTCTTGAAGCACTTCAACGGAGCAGATGGAGCAGCTGGCGATGGTTGGCTTGATTTGTCGTTCGACGTTCAGCAGGGCAAAGATGCCTTCCAGGTCTGCATGGATGTGAGTCAGTTCACTCCCAACGAACTCACTGTCAAGGTGGTGGACAACTCGATTGTCGTCGAAGCCAAGCACGAGGAGCGTGAGGATGATCATGGCTACATCTCGCGGCACATTGTGCGTCGCTATTCCTTGCCAGAGGGCTACGAGGCGGACAAGGTGGTGTCCTCGCTGTCCTCGGACGGAGTGCTCACTGTACGTGCACCCAAGCCGCTGGCTATAGAGTCCAAGGAGCGTGTGGTGCAGATTCAGCAGGTTGGACCAGCTCATCTGAATGTGAAGCACAACGAGGGCAACAACGATGCATCGGAGAAGCCAAAGGAGAATCTCCCGGCTACAAAGACTGCCTAA
- the LOC132791590 gene encoding kunitz-type kappaPI-theraphotoxin-Hs1a-like: protein MKFSWLLAILSLYVVYVHAVPYVKEGKCRGEPIVRQVCHNHVDHGHATFRWCKSRAMQNMWYFNRLHKECQKMDYFGCGGNGNRYCTKSQCMDQCRNA from the exons ATGAAGTTCAGTTGGCTGTTGGCAATTCTCTCGCTTTACGTGGTCTACGTTCACGCTGTGCCTTATGTAAAGGAAGGCAAATGTCGTGGAGAACCAA TTGTGCGACAAGTGTGCCACAATCACGTCGACCATGGACACGCTACATTTCGTTGGTGCAAATCGCGGGCCATGCAAAATATGTGGTACTTTAATCGTCTCCACAAAGAATGCCAGAAAATGGATTACTTTGGCTGCGGTGGCAATGGAAATCGATATTGTACAAAGAGTCAGTGCATGGATCAATGTCGCAATGCTTAA
- the LOC132792513 gene encoding heat shock protein 23-like, which produces MAANLPLLLSLADDLNRMSVAPFYESPCCWRRQQRNPYLALAAHPLEQQLKQLDKPAACKVGKDGFQVCMDVAQFKPSELNVKVVDNSIVVEGKHEEREDDHGYITRHFVRRYALPEGYEPEKVASTLSSDGVLTVNVPKPLAIEEKGSERIVQIQQVGPAHLNVKHNAKEQIEEAATNDK; this is translated from the coding sequence ATGGCTGCCAATCTTCCATTGCTGCTCAGCCTGGCTGATGATTTGAATCGCATGTCCGTGGCTCCATTCTACGAGTCACCCTGTTGCTGGCGTCGTCAGCAGAGGAATCCTTATCTGGCACTCGCCGCACATCCTTTGGAGCAACAGCTGAAGCAACTGGACAAACCCGCCGCCTGTAAAGTGGGCAAGGATGGTTTCCAGGTGTGCATGGATGTCGCTCAATTTAAGCCCAGCGAACTCAATGTCAAGGTGGTGGACAATTCGATTGTCGTCGAGGGCAAGCATGAGGAGCGCGAGGATGATCACGGCTACATCACCCGGCACTTTGTGCGTCGCTATGCTCTACCGGAGGGCTACGAGCCGGAGAAGGTCGCCTCCACGCTGTCCTCGGACGGAGTGCTCACTGTGAATGTGCCAAAGCCGTTGGCCATCGAGGAGAAGGGCAGCGAGCGCATTGTTCAGATCCAGCAGGTGGGACCAGCTCATCTCAATGTGAAGCACAATGCCAAGGAACAGATTGAGGAGGCTGCCACCAATGACAAGTAA